In Halobaculum sp. XH14, a single genomic region encodes these proteins:
- a CDS encoding TIGR03557 family F420-dependent LLM class oxidoreductase: MVELGYTLSSEEHPPTDLVEHAARAEETGFDFLSVSDHFHPWIGKQGHSPFAWATLGGVSRAIEDVPVGVGVNCPIMRIHPANVAQAAATVADMLPDGFVLGVGTGELLNEHVVGEHWPEHATRLEMLEEAVEIIRTLWRGGQRSYRGEHFTVQNARLFTLPDEPPPILVSAYGPRAATAAAEFGDGLWTVGPQDVVNTWADAGGEGPRYTQLSVCYAEDEEEAVETAHEWWPNSALPGELAGHLPTPTHFEQACEMVSTEDIRESSILTDPNPAAHVTSIEEAVDAGYDHVYVHQIGPDQASFFEFYGEEVLPAFE, from the coding sequence ATGGTCGAACTCGGCTACACGCTCTCCAGCGAGGAGCACCCGCCGACCGACCTGGTCGAACACGCCGCCAGGGCCGAGGAAACCGGATTCGACTTCCTCTCCGTCTCGGACCACTTCCACCCGTGGATCGGGAAGCAGGGCCACAGTCCGTTCGCCTGGGCGACGCTCGGCGGGGTGTCCCGGGCCATCGAGGACGTCCCCGTCGGCGTCGGCGTGAACTGCCCCATCATGCGGATCCACCCCGCTAACGTCGCGCAGGCGGCCGCGACGGTCGCCGACATGCTGCCCGACGGGTTCGTCCTCGGCGTCGGCACCGGGGAACTGCTCAACGAGCACGTCGTCGGCGAGCACTGGCCCGAACACGCCACGCGACTGGAGATGCTCGAGGAGGCGGTCGAAATCATCAGGACGCTCTGGCGGGGCGGCCAGCGAAGCTACCGCGGCGAGCACTTCACCGTCCAGAACGCGCGGCTGTTCACGCTGCCCGACGAGCCGCCGCCGATCCTCGTCTCGGCCTACGGCCCCAGGGCGGCCACCGCGGCCGCCGAGTTCGGCGACGGCCTCTGGACGGTCGGGCCCCAGGACGTCGTGAACACGTGGGCGGACGCGGGCGGCGAGGGGCCCCGCTACACCCAGCTCTCGGTCTGTTACGCCGAGGACGAGGAGGAGGCCGTCGAGACGGCCCACGAGTGGTGGCCGAACTCGGCGCTGCCCGGGGAACTCGCCGGCCACCTGCCGACGCCGACCCACTTCGAGCAGGCGTGCGAGATGGTCTCGACGGAGGATATCAGGGAGTCGAGCATCCTCACCGACCCGAACCCGGCGGCCCACGTCACGAGCATCGAGGAGGCGGTCGA